A portion of the Paenibacillus sp. PvR098 genome contains these proteins:
- a CDS encoding helix-turn-helix domain-containing protein yields the protein MAFTYYEHQEAIAKKLIALMRQRGCSRLSLSILSGILRPAIDQLLNGGNSNVIRYNSQILQINQAFDLPADYFLKNECSSALHVLTLRTPEAQDLLDGLDNILDIYSMYLVGSSDYYQDDEK from the coding sequence ATGGCATTTACTTATTACGAGCATCAAGAAGCCATAGCCAAGAAATTAATTGCACTTATGCGTCAAAGGGGTTGCTCAAGGTTATCGTTGTCTATACTATCAGGGATTCTTCGACCAGCGATTGATCAACTCTTGAATGGTGGCAATAGTAATGTTATAAGGTACAATTCGCAAATTCTACAGATAAATCAGGCGTTCGACTTACCTGCTGATTATTTTCTAAAGAATGAGTGTTCATCTGCTCTTCATGTTCTTACATTACGCACTCCTGAAGCACAAGATTTATTGGACGGTTTGGACAATATTTTAGATATCTATTCGATGTACTTAGTAGGAAGTAGCGACTATTATCAAGACGACGAGAAGTAG
- a CDS encoding Fic family protein encodes MMHLPKDYLDDLLVRMTYHSSAIENNTITLSETISILLHRTIPGKVTVREFFEIENHRMAFYYIVEHIDQELTITMIHDVHSLLMDRLHHERGQFKSQENVIVGAGFQTVSPKETPALMYQWILNLNDQIQRAISTDDIILSICSSHIEFERIHPFADGNGRTGRLLMMHLLLRNQVLPLVILSDDKNEYIQFLEKQDAKGFSAYALATMEKEQQRYQAFMNSLPRG; translated from the coding sequence ATGATGCATCTTCCAAAAGATTATTTGGATGATCTTTTAGTTCGAATGACATATCATTCTTCTGCAATCGAGAATAATACCATAACGCTTAGTGAAACCATTTCCATCCTACTTCATCGTACAATTCCTGGCAAAGTAACTGTGCGTGAATTTTTTGAAATTGAAAACCATCGGATGGCTTTCTACTATATTGTCGAACATATTGATCAAGAGCTTACGATCACTATGATCCACGATGTTCATTCCCTTCTAATGGATCGGCTTCATCATGAGCGAGGACAATTCAAGTCACAGGAAAATGTGATTGTAGGGGCGGGCTTTCAAACAGTTTCTCCCAAGGAAACGCCTGCCCTCATGTACCAGTGGATTTTAAATCTTAACGATCAGATTCAACGAGCAATATCAACTGACGATATCATTCTTTCGATCTGTTCCAGTCATATAGAATTCGAAAGAATCCATCCGTTTGCGGATGGAAATGGTCGAACAGGACGATTGCTTATGATGCATCTTTTGTTGCGTAATCAAGTTCTGCCACTTGTGATTTTAAGTGATGATAAGAATGAATACATTCAGTTTCTTGAAAAGCAAGATGCAAAAGGATTTTCGGCGTACGCTTTAGCAACTATGGAGAAGGAGCAACAACGATATCAAGCATTTATGAACTCACTTCCAAGAGGGTAA
- a CDS encoding HEAT repeat domain-containing protein — protein sequence MDKSEVNNELPSNYEQLKISANRTSNWRERLDAVEELGQWKNKQTIDVLTHRMNNDAVSKVQEAAFRKLKEFGEDIQLPPRKKGELIKGVTKILVRIKKSLPEGHSFEEFKEKLKKMRLDVYDTYEGEKGADFDQWLENTWASLSRR from the coding sequence TTGGATAAAAGTGAAGTGAATAATGAATTGCCTTCAAATTATGAACAATTAAAAATATCTGCGAATCGAACGTCCAATTGGAGAGAACGTTTAGATGCTGTGGAAGAGTTAGGTCAGTGGAAAAACAAACAAACCATCGATGTACTAACGCATAGAATGAATAACGATGCCGTGTCTAAAGTTCAAGAGGCTGCTTTCCGTAAGCTCAAAGAATTTGGCGAAGATATTCAGCTGCCGCCAAGGAAAAAAGGCGAATTGATTAAAGGAGTTACTAAAATCCTGGTAAGAATTAAGAAAAGCTTGCCGGAAGGTCATTCCTTTGAAGAATTTAAAGAGAAATTAAAAAAGATGAGACTCGATGTATATGATACCTACGAAGGTGAAAAGGGCGCTGACTTTGATCAGTGGCTTGAAAACACATGGGCTTCGCTATCGAGAAGGTAG
- a CDS encoding DUF3934 family protein codes for MSKAKGKGGTGRGTDKKGWNRWQASANRAKSAPKPYKSKGTKNQDSAGASSNHKGDKS; via the coding sequence TTGAGTAAAGCTAAGGGCAAAGGCGGAACAGGCAGGGGAACAGACAAAAAGGGCTGGAACCGATGGCAAGCTAGTGCCAACAGAGCAAAAAGTGCACCGAAACCTTATAAAAGCAAGGGCACTAAAAATCAGGATAGCGCTGGTGCTTCCAGTAATCATAAAGGCGACAAATCATAA
- the rlmD gene encoding 23S rRNA (uracil(1939)-C(5))-methyltransferase RlmD, with the protein MEREQSPVDVPVEKNGEYIADVVGIGHDGEGVGRVDGFTLFIHGALPGEKVRVKVLKVKKQYGYAKLLEILEASPDRIDAPCPIYKQCGGCQLQHLSYEAQMRWKRQLVIDNLTRIGKLQVGGEQEEGVVIKPTLGMSDPWRYRNKAQVPIGLASMEGGLVGGFYAQGSHRIIDMEACLIQHENNDTVVANVKRIARQLGIRPYDEESGKGLLRHVIARYGFNTGEIMVVLVTNGKDISRADELVGLIREEIPGVRSICQNVNVDRTNVIFGDVTKVLWGNDVIYDTIGDIRFAISARSFYQVNPVQTEVLYGKALEYAQLSGEEVVIDAYCGIGTISLFLAQRAGKVYGVEIVPEAIEDARRNALLNGVRNAVFEVGAAEEVIPAWKQQGVTPDVIVVDPPRKGCDAALLETIVAMQPERVVYVSCNPSTLARDLRVLEDGGYRTVEVQPVDMFPHTVHVECCVLLVRS; encoded by the coding sequence TTGGAACGGGAGCAGTCTCCTGTAGATGTGCCGGTGGAAAAGAACGGAGAATACATCGCCGACGTGGTCGGCATCGGGCACGACGGGGAAGGGGTAGGCCGTGTGGACGGCTTTACCCTTTTTATTCATGGCGCCCTGCCGGGTGAGAAGGTTCGGGTCAAGGTGCTGAAGGTTAAGAAGCAGTACGGCTACGCCAAGCTGCTTGAGATCCTGGAGGCGAGCCCCGACCGCATCGACGCGCCGTGTCCAATCTACAAGCAGTGCGGCGGCTGCCAGCTCCAGCATTTGAGCTACGAGGCGCAGATGCGGTGGAAGCGGCAGCTGGTCATCGATAACCTGACGCGGATCGGCAAGCTGCAGGTCGGCGGGGAGCAGGAAGAGGGTGTGGTGATCAAGCCCACCCTCGGCATGTCCGACCCGTGGCGCTACCGCAACAAAGCGCAGGTGCCTATCGGCTTAGCCAGCATGGAGGGAGGCCTAGTCGGAGGCTTCTACGCCCAAGGAAGCCATCGCATCATCGACATGGAGGCTTGTCTCATTCAGCACGAGAACAATGATACGGTGGTCGCCAACGTCAAACGCATTGCCCGCCAGCTCGGCATCCGTCCCTACGACGAGGAGAGCGGCAAAGGCCTGCTGCGGCATGTTATCGCCCGCTACGGCTTCAATACGGGCGAGATCATGGTCGTCCTGGTGACGAACGGCAAGGATATCAGCCGCGCGGACGAGCTCGTCGGCTTGATCCGCGAAGAGATCCCGGGTGTTCGCAGTATTTGTCAGAATGTGAATGTAGATCGGACAAACGTGATTTTCGGTGATGTGACGAAGGTGCTATGGGGCAACGATGTGATTTATGATACTATAGGAGATATACGTTTTGCCATCTCCGCCCGCTCGTTCTACCAAGTCAACCCGGTACAGACGGAAGTGCTGTACGGGAAAGCACTGGAGTACGCGCAGCTAAGCGGTGAGGAAGTCGTAATCGATGCGTACTGCGGCATCGGCACGATTTCGCTTTTCCTGGCGCAGCGCGCGGGCAAGGTATATGGCGTCGAGATCGTCCCCGAGGCGATCGAGGATGCGCGGCGCAATGCGCTGCTGAACGGCGTGCGGAATGCGGTCTTTGAGGTGGGCGCGGCGGAAGAGGTTATCCCCGCGTGGAAGCAGCAGGGCGTGACGCCCGACGTCATCGTCGTCGACCCGCCGCGCAAAGGCTGCGACGCCGCGCTGCTGGAGACGATCGTTGCGATGCAGCCGGAGCGAGTGGTGTACGTGTCGTGCAATCCGTCGACGCTAGCACGCGACTTACGCGTGTTGGAGGATGGAGGGTACCGTACGGTGGAAGTGCAGCCGGTGGATATGTTTCCGCACACGGTGCACGTAGAGTGCTGTGTGCTGCTAGTTAGAAGTTAA
- a CDS encoding diacylglycerol kinase, with protein sequence MTGQTKRARLIYNPSSGREEMKKRLPEILQRLERGGLETSTHATTGQGDATLAAADAVKRGFDIIIAAGGDGTLYEVINGMAEKDYRPQLGILPLGTTNDFARALNIPRSWDGAVDVILRQYTRVIDVGKVNQRYFINIAGGGSLTELTYEVPSKLKTMIGQLAYYMKGLEKLPRLRPIELYIKTAEVELHEEVMLFLISNSNSVGGFERLAPDASLNDGLFDVLILRKCNLAEFIRVVSLALRGEHIADPNVIYLQTRQIQVTSPDYVQMNLDGEFGGTLPCVFTNLTQHLHIFVDETGQSTYKTHPLQIKLPWKQKPEADGHKEEEH encoded by the coding sequence ATGACGGGACAGACCAAACGGGCAAGGCTGATCTATAATCCTTCCTCCGGCCGTGAGGAAATGAAGAAGCGGCTTCCAGAGATTCTTCAGCGATTGGAGCGGGGGGGACTGGAGACCAGCACCCATGCGACAACGGGACAAGGCGATGCTACGCTGGCGGCCGCCGATGCGGTTAAACGGGGATTTGATATCATCATCGCGGCAGGCGGGGACGGCACGCTGTATGAGGTCATCAATGGGATGGCGGAGAAGGACTACCGGCCTCAGCTCGGGATATTGCCTCTGGGGACGACGAACGATTTTGCCCGGGCGCTGAACATTCCGCGCAGCTGGGATGGCGCGGTGGATGTTATCCTGCGCCAGTACACGCGCGTCATCGATGTGGGCAAGGTGAACCAGCGATATTTCATCAATATTGCCGGCGGCGGATCCCTGACGGAGCTGACCTACGAAGTACCGAGCAAACTGAAGACAATGATCGGCCAGCTGGCCTATTATATGAAAGGGCTCGAGAAGCTGCCGCGGCTGCGGCCGATCGAGCTGTACATCAAGACCGCGGAGGTCGAGCTGCACGAGGAAGTGATGCTGTTCCTCATCTCCAACAGCAACTCGGTCGGCGGGTTTGAGCGCCTGGCGCCGGACGCTTCGCTCAACGATGGCTTGTTCGATGTGCTGATCCTGCGCAAGTGCAACCTTGCGGAGTTCATCCGCGTCGTCTCCTTGGCGCTGCGCGGCGAGCATATCGCCGATCCGAACGTCATTTATTTGCAGACGCGGCAAATTCAAGTCACGTCACCCGATTATGTGCAGATGAACCTCGACGGGGAATTTGGCGGCACACTGCCGTGTGTGTTTACGAATCTGACACAGCACCTGCACATCTTCGTGGACGAGACGGGCCAGTCCACCTATAAGACGCACCCGCTGCAAATTAAGCTACCTTGGAAGCAAAAGCCTGAAGCAGATGGGCATAAAGAGGAAGAACATTAA
- a CDS encoding CbiX/SirB N-terminal domain-containing protein: MVKYGILVISHGSRSGDWVRLVDEAVEAVRVPEGVPVYSSFLEIVEGRLIQDGITHLESLGVTDIIVVPLFVSSGSTHIDEISYALGVKDKPLLPTDLEPFAIRARIHFTSPIDDDPIIADIIYAKIKALSRDPQKEILLLVGHGSIEKGFHLLWRRGMEKLAMRLQALGGFDEAEVAMLLPDQISRKMKWWLDRKPEHTVIVAPLFLSAGYFTGEVIPERLSGYEYRYNGEALLPHPGISRWIERQVEPYIHGIAVEIMTRFDSEVNR; this comes from the coding sequence TTGGTAAAATACGGGATATTAGTCATAAGCCACGGTTCCCGGAGCGGGGACTGGGTTCGGCTTGTCGATGAAGCGGTTGAGGCTGTCCGCGTGCCGGAAGGCGTACCGGTATACTCTTCCTTTCTTGAAATCGTGGAAGGGCGGCTCATTCAGGACGGCATCACGCATCTGGAGTCGCTCGGCGTTACGGACATTATCGTGGTTCCGCTGTTCGTATCCTCCGGCAGTACGCATATCGATGAGATCAGCTATGCGCTCGGGGTTAAGGACAAGCCGCTGCTGCCGACGGACTTGGAGCCGTTCGCGATTCGCGCGCGGATCCATTTTACATCGCCTATCGATGATGATCCGATTATTGCGGATATCATTTATGCTAAAATCAAAGCATTATCACGTGACCCGCAAAAGGAAATTCTGCTGCTTGTCGGGCACGGGAGTATCGAGAAAGGGTTTCATCTGCTTTGGCGCAGAGGGATGGAGAAGCTGGCGATGCGGCTTCAGGCGCTGGGAGGTTTCGATGAAGCGGAAGTGGCGATGCTGCTCCCGGACCAAATTTCACGCAAAATGAAATGGTGGCTAGACCGCAAGCCTGAGCATACGGTGATTGTAGCGCCGCTTTTTCTAAGCGCGGGCTATTTTACCGGGGAGGTCATTCCGGAACGCTTGAGCGGATACGAGTACAGATACAACGGGGAAGCGCTGCTGCCGCATCCGGGGATTTCGCGATGGATCGAGCGTCAGGTAGAGCCTTATATACATGGTATTGCAGTGGAAATCATGACACGGTTTGATTCTGAAGTGAACAGGTGA